In the genome of Cetobacterium ceti, one region contains:
- a CDS encoding gluconeogenesis factor YvcK family protein — MKNPNIVVIGGGSGLSVLLKGLKHFPVDITAIVTVADSGGSSGILKREFNIPAPGDLRNVMVALSDVEPLIAEVFQHRFKEESSIGGHPLGNLLITAMYEITGDIGKAMEKLRKLFNIKGKILPATLEKIEIIAEKENGKLRMGESNIPVPGEKIKRIFYAKDVKTPKENIDAIKKADMIIFSIGSLYTSIIPNLLSEDMQEALRNSKSKKIYVCNAMEQPGETEGYTVSDHILSINKHVGYHMIDKVIFDSRKMSADILERYLEEGSSPVVIDKNNLEKLKIDYCDEKIVRVDENKKIRHNPYKLGAVIYSQIDNLDDFYN; from the coding sequence ATGAAAAATCCAAATATTGTGGTAATAGGTGGTGGAAGTGGATTGTCTGTATTGTTAAAAGGATTAAAACATTTTCCTGTAGATATAACAGCGATTGTCACTGTTGCAGATAGTGGTGGAAGTAGTGGAATATTAAAGAGGGAATTTAATATTCCTGCTCCAGGAGATTTAAGAAATGTTATGGTTGCTTTAAGTGATGTAGAACCTTTAATAGCAGAAGTATTTCAACATAGATTTAAAGAAGAGAGTTCAATAGGCGGTCATCCATTGGGAAATTTATTAATTACAGCAATGTATGAAATAACTGGAGATATTGGAAAGGCAATGGAGAAATTAAGAAAACTTTTTAATATAAAAGGAAAAATTTTACCAGCTACTTTAGAAAAGATAGAAATAATTGCTGAAAAAGAAAATGGTAAATTAAGAATGGGAGAAAGTAATATTCCAGTTCCTGGGGAAAAAATAAAAAGAATTTTTTATGCTAAAGATGTAAAAACTCCAAAAGAAAATATAGATGCTATAAAAAAAGCTGATATGATAATTTTTAGTATTGGAAGTTTATACACAAGTATTATTCCTAATTTGCTTAGTGAAGATATGCAAGAAGCTTTGAGAAATTCTAAAAGTAAAAAAATATATGTTTGTAATGCTATGGAACAACCAGGAGAAACAGAGGGATACACAGTATCAGATCATATTTTATCTATAAATAAACATGTGGGATACCATATGATTGATAAGGTTATATTTGATTCAAGAAAAATGTCAGCTGATATTCTAGAAAGATATTTAGAAGAGGGAAGCTCTCCTGTGGTTATTGATAAAAATAATTTAGAAAAATTAAAAATTGATTATTGCGATGAAAAAATTGTAAGAGTTGATGAAAATAAGAAGATTCGACATAACCCATATAAACTAGGAGCAGTTATTTATTCTCAAATAGATAATTTAGATGATTTTTATAATTAA
- the ppdK gene encoding pyruvate, phosphate dikinase, whose amino-acid sequence MSNFIYFFKDGNKNLTNLLGGKGANLCEMKNLNLPIPNGFIVTTEACNQFLDNEDNFFEILKPQIKSALVNLEKITNKKFGGNNPLLVSVRSGAPVSMPGMMDTILNVGFNDDVLKKIITITKNQNFAYDLYFKFIQMFSEIVMNIPRKEFEKLDKKEFQNPSEKITAYKNLYKSLIKKEFPDNIEDQIFLAVKSIFNSWNNERAILYRDLNNIDSSMGTGVVIQEMVFGNYNNLSGTGVMFTRNPSTGENKIYGEYLLKAQGEDIVAGIRTPEDISHLEKDMPKIYKELITIGKNLEKHYKNMLDIEFTIENNKLYILQARVGKRTSEADLKINLELAEENLISKKEAILRIDVNSLYKIINGKFSTKALETANLIGTGLSGSNGVACGKIVLNSKNIPEEGDYILVREETSPEDIKGMYLAKGILTAKGGRTSHGAVVARGMGKCCVTGCDALTISEKEKTIKINNTILKEGDIISLDGHNGNIYLGTVDIEKKTLNEDFFKLMTWTEDFNNLKVRVNADTPEDAKTGCYFGAKGIGLCRTEHMFFKENRIWNIREMILARNEEERNFALEKLSITQSKDFYEIFKVMNGLPVNIRLLDPPLHEFLPKTLEEKVYLSNRMNITLLEIEKRIELLKEQNPMLGHRGCRLGVTFPEIYEMQIKSIGIALNLCKEKNIKASVEIMIPFVGFLEELQYIKSIITKTLKNHDYKIGTMIELPRACVLSDKIAKEVDFFSYGTNDLTQTTLGISRDDSAKFLHSYEEKFIYKNDPFKTIDKEGVGELLKTSINLGKRENPTIKLGICGEHGGDPESIDFFSTLNIEYVSCSPFKIPLALLASAQSEIKKNIKRI is encoded by the coding sequence ATGAGTAATTTTATTTATTTTTTTAAAGATGGGAATAAAAATCTTACTAATTTATTAGGAGGAAAAGGAGCAAATCTTTGCGAAATGAAAAACCTTAATCTGCCTATACCCAATGGTTTCATCGTTACAACTGAGGCTTGTAACCAATTTTTAGATAATGAAGACAATTTTTTCGAAATCTTAAAACCTCAAATTAAGAGTGCACTAGTTAATTTAGAAAAAATAACAAATAAGAAATTTGGTGGAAATAATCCTCTTCTTGTTTCTGTTAGATCAGGTGCTCCTGTTTCTATGCCTGGTATGATGGATACTATTTTAAATGTAGGTTTCAACGATGATGTTTTAAAAAAAATTATTACTATTACAAAAAATCAAAACTTTGCCTATGATTTATATTTTAAATTCATTCAAATGTTTTCAGAAATTGTAATGAATATTCCTAGAAAAGAATTTGAAAAATTAGATAAAAAAGAATTCCAAAATCCTTCAGAAAAAATAACTGCATATAAAAATTTATATAAATCCTTAATTAAAAAAGAATTTCCAGATAATATTGAAGATCAAATATTTTTAGCTGTTAAATCAATTTTTAACTCTTGGAATAATGAAAGAGCTATTCTTTATAGAGACCTAAATAATATTGATTCATCCATGGGGACAGGAGTTGTTATTCAAGAAATGGTTTTTGGAAATTATAACAATCTTTCTGGAACCGGAGTAATGTTTACTAGAAATCCTTCAACTGGAGAAAATAAAATTTATGGTGAATATCTTTTAAAAGCTCAAGGAGAAGATATCGTTGCTGGAATTAGAACTCCTGAAGATATTTCGCACTTAGAAAAAGATATGCCAAAAATATATAAAGAGCTTATTACTATTGGAAAAAATTTAGAAAAACATTATAAAAATATGTTAGATATTGAATTTACAATTGAAAATAATAAACTTTATATTTTACAAGCTAGAGTTGGAAAAAGAACTTCAGAAGCTGATTTAAAAATTAATCTTGAATTAGCAGAAGAAAATCTTATAAGTAAAAAAGAAGCTATATTAAGAATTGATGTAAACTCTTTATATAAAATAATAAATGGTAAATTTAGTACAAAGGCTCTTGAAACAGCTAACTTAATTGGAACTGGCCTTTCTGGTTCAAATGGAGTTGCCTGTGGAAAAATTGTTTTAAATTCTAAAAATATTCCTGAAGAGGGAGATTATATTTTAGTTAGAGAAGAAACTTCTCCTGAAGATATTAAAGGAATGTATTTAGCTAAGGGTATTTTAACTGCTAAAGGTGGTAGAACTTCTCATGGAGCTGTTGTGGCTAGAGGAATGGGTAAATGTTGTGTTACTGGATGTGACGCTCTTACAATATCAGAAAAAGAAAAAACAATTAAAATTAATAATACTATTTTGAAAGAGGGAGATATAATTTCCTTAGATGGTCATAATGGAAATATTTATTTAGGAACTGTAGATATTGAGAAGAAAACTTTAAATGAAGATTTCTTTAAATTAATGACTTGGACTGAGGATTTCAATAATTTAAAAGTTCGTGTTAATGCTGATACTCCTGAAGATGCTAAAACTGGATGCTATTTCGGAGCTAAGGGAATAGGCCTTTGTAGAACAGAGCATATGTTCTTTAAAGAAAATAGAATTTGGAATATTAGAGAGATGATTTTAGCTAGAAATGAAGAGGAAAGAAATTTTGCTCTTGAAAAATTATCAATTACTCAAAGTAAAGATTTCTATGAAATTTTTAAAGTTATGAATGGGTTACCTGTTAACATTAGACTTCTTGATCCTCCTTTACATGAATTTTTACCTAAAACTCTTGAGGAAAAGGTATATTTAAGTAATAGAATGAATATAACTCTACTTGAAATTGAAAAAAGAATCGAATTATTAAAAGAACAAAATCCTATGTTAGGACATAGAGGATGTAGACTTGGAGTCACTTTCCCTGAAATATATGAAATGCAAATAAAATCAATTGGAATAGCATTAAACTTATGTAAAGAAAAAAATATTAAAGCTTCTGTTGAAATTATGATTCCTTTTGTTGGATTCTTAGAGGAACTTCAATATATTAAATCTATTATTACTAAAACTTTAAAAAATCACGATTACAAGATTGGAACTATGATTGAACTTCCAAGAGCCTGTGTTCTATCTGATAAAATAGCTAAAGAAGTTGATTTCTTCTCTTATGGTACCAATGATTTAACTCAAACTACTCTTGGTATTTCTAGAGATGATAGTGCTAAATTCCTTCATTCATATGAAGAAAAATTTATTTATAAAAATGATCCATTTAAAACTATCGATAAAGAAGGAGTAGGAGAACTTTTAAAAACAAGTATTAATCTTGGTAAAAGAGAAAATCCAACTATTAAATTAGGTATCTGTGGTGAACATGGAGGAGATCCTGAAAGTATTGACTTCTTCTCTACTTTAAATATTGAATATGTAAGTTGTTCTCCATTTAAAATTCCTTTAGCACTTTTAGCTTCAGCTCAAAGTGAAATTAAAAAAAATATAAAAAGAATTTAG
- a CDS encoding autotransporter outer membrane beta-barrel domain-containing protein, whose product MYIFVLLFFLIIDNSSFGKYRNDILFESDTEAPIIVAPDENDAFFEEIITPKKTNIVIDNINKNKLIESTEANYSLKNILEKEIDRAIETKPKDLINNSTIIPLENTATSKRINTVKFLNNNILDTISTATSQEDIRYFGGYENLKVYNTENNNNYISTGYFAMDKAIDFSNNYRIGGSIGVASMDFKNSNNFKEDGHLYLGSLYGLYSKRDLVFLSSINLGKDSLENKYNEKISSGSLYGFNNEIRKKYYEGNYYLGPRARFNMNLLKEENENNLDSSYTSFEGSIGFFAGQNSLKLINSNLGWEVGTNLYSEFGDPENSTYSQTNYGDIGFKLFGNIYSVGVYGEYKQILTETNSDWVSSAGVKYIF is encoded by the coding sequence ATGTATATTTTTGTTCTTCTATTTTTTTTAATAATTGATAATTCTTCTTTTGGTAAATATAGAAACGATATTTTATTTGAAAGTGATACTGAAGCTCCAATTATTGTTGCTCCAGATGAAAATGATGCATTTTTTGAAGAAATTATAACACCTAAAAAGACTAATATAGTAATTGATAATATAAATAAAAATAAATTGATTGAAAGTACTGAGGCTAATTATTCCTTAAAAAATATTTTAGAAAAAGAAATAGACAGAGCTATTGAAACAAAACCTAAAGATTTAATTAATAATTCCACTATTATTCCTTTGGAAAACACCGCAACTTCAAAAAGAATAAATACAGTTAAATTTTTAAATAATAATATTTTAGATACTATTTCTACCGCTACCTCTCAGGAAGATATTCGATATTTTGGTGGCTATGAAAATCTAAAAGTTTATAATACAGAAAATAATAATAATTATATTTCTACTGGATATTTTGCCATGGATAAAGCTATAGATTTTTCTAATAATTATCGTATTGGAGGATCTATTGGTGTTGCTTCAATGGATTTTAAAAATAGTAATAATTTTAAAGAGGATGGACATCTTTATTTAGGTTCTCTTTATGGTCTATATTCTAAAAGAGATTTAGTTTTTTTATCTTCTATAAATTTAGGAAAAGATTCTCTTGAAAATAAATACAATGAAAAAATATCTAGTGGTTCCCTTTATGGTTTTAATAATGAAATTCGAAAAAAATATTATGAAGGAAATTATTATTTAGGTCCTAGAGCTCGTTTTAATATGAATCTTTTAAAAGAAGAAAATGAAAATAATTTAGATAGTTCTTATACATCCTTTGAAGGAAGCATAGGTTTTTTTGCTGGACAAAATTCTTTAAAATTAATAAATAGTAATTTAGGTTGGGAAGTAGGAACTAATCTTTATAGTGAATTTGGGGATCCTGAAAATTCAACTTATTCTCAAACTAATTATGGGGATATTGGATTTAAATTATTTGGAAATATTTATTCTGTAGGAGTTTATGGAGAGTATAAACAAATACTTACTGAAACAAACTCTGATTGGGTTTCCTCTGCTGGAGTAAAATATATATTTTAA
- a CDS encoding DUF523 domain-containing protein, translated as MKEIILDRKIRIGISACQAGAKVRYNGKGWDVIKNIGRDKNMFIWTPVCPEIMSGMGVLRLPIKLSKGNGNDFWEDKAIIKNRQGKDISAQMKHGALVSMKTLELADIDIFIYMEGSPSCGINRTTLKNKRLGNPPGVFGSLLLKKNYFLISSQDLESPIKWWDWKRKIIAYVWTKDLLDKNLENIKEVWEGLQYLLNEIDEIKAKIIKEDILLNKDKLNIKRDILNLLREKTSLEKIKKYLWINYNILGEEENISFDDINSPDVLRGSTAVAEELKIIEKYVRKENKYFRSSPINYKPK; from the coding sequence ATGAAAGAGATTATTTTAGATAGAAAAATTCGAATAGGAATTTCAGCATGTCAAGCAGGAGCAAAGGTGAGATATAATGGTAAAGGATGGGATGTAATAAAAAATATAGGAAGAGATAAAAATATGTTTATTTGGACTCCTGTATGTCCTGAAATTATGAGTGGAATGGGAGTTTTAAGGCTACCTATTAAACTTTCAAAGGGAAATGGTAATGACTTTTGGGAAGATAAAGCGATTATAAAAAATAGACAAGGAAAAGATATAAGCGCTCAAATGAAACATGGAGCTCTGGTATCAATGAAGACCTTAGAATTAGCAGATATAGATATTTTTATTTACATGGAAGGAAGTCCTAGCTGTGGAATAAATAGGACTACATTGAAAAATAAAAGATTGGGAAATCCACCTGGAGTATTTGGAAGTTTACTTTTGAAAAAAAACTATTTTTTAATTTCTTCTCAAGATTTAGAAAGTCCAATAAAATGGTGGGATTGGAAAAGAAAAATAATTGCTTATGTTTGGACAAAGGATTTATTAGATAAAAATTTAGAAAATATAAAAGAGGTTTGGGAAGGATTACAATATTTACTCAATGAAATTGATGAGATAAAAGCTAAAATTATTAAGGAAGATATTTTACTAAATAAAGATAAACTTAATATTAAAAGAGATATTTTAAACTTATTAAGAGAAAAAACGTCTTTAGAAAAAATAAAAAAATATTTATGGATAAATTATAATATTCTCGGTGAAGAAGAAAATATTAGTTTTGATGATATAAATTCTCCAGATGTTTTAAGAGGTTCTACAGCAGTTGCAGAGGAATTAAAGATAATAGAAAAATATGTAAGAAAAGAAAATAAATATTTTAGGAGTTCTCCTATAAATTATAAACCCAAATAA
- a CDS encoding diguanylate cyclase domain-containing protein: protein MNNHLILDSLSVGIFLIDKNFKVKYMNKMMRELLKKTKTAEEYIDKICGNVLECIYTRGNIEECGSTEECKNCSLRNKLTEVFENEKTFQIDQTLFTLEKENNKKLTFKIKGQKIKSEEKEYLLLEFEDAEFEKKLKIESDRLKQVLDSMDDFVFFQNEELQYRYLNKKSSEILSEKTANYLEKSSKIALKEGSYFKEEFYEGKFFRIMKRKIKLPDKSSGIFSIIRDISKEREKEKIYKEKIYKDFLTGLHNRNYFEEELKKLLLKKEKQDFTMAIIDLDNLKKINDTYGHHIGDGFIKEIGKIIKKNISSKDKGIRFGGDEFIVLSPEKKKFFLKKIIDILDACENLSKEDLKISVSAGVVEKNSPNETLDSLYKRADLALYESKKLGKNRITIK, encoded by the coding sequence ATGAACAATCATTTAATACTAGATAGCTTATCTGTAGGAATTTTTTTAATAGATAAAAATTTTAAAGTTAAATATATGAATAAAATGATGAGAGAACTTCTAAAGAAAACTAAAACAGCAGAAGAGTATATAGATAAAATATGTGGAAATGTTCTAGAATGTATTTATACTAGAGGAAATATTGAAGAGTGTGGGAGTACAGAGGAATGTAAAAATTGTTCTTTGAGAAATAAATTAACAGAAGTTTTTGAAAATGAAAAAACTTTCCAAATAGATCAAACGTTATTTACTTTAGAAAAAGAAAATAATAAAAAATTAACTTTTAAGATTAAAGGGCAAAAAATAAAAAGTGAGGAAAAGGAATATCTTTTATTAGAGTTTGAAGATGCAGAGTTTGAAAAAAAATTAAAGATAGAAAGTGATAGATTAAAACAAGTTTTAGATTCTATGGATGATTTTGTATTTTTTCAAAATGAAGAATTACAATATAGATATCTAAATAAAAAATCTTCTGAAATTTTATCAGAAAAAACTGCAAATTATTTAGAGAAAAGTTCAAAAATTGCTTTAAAAGAGGGGAGTTATTTTAAAGAAGAATTTTATGAGGGGAAATTTTTTAGAATTATGAAAAGAAAAATAAAATTACCTGATAAATCTAGTGGAATTTTTTCTATAATAAGAGATATTAGTAAAGAAAGAGAAAAAGAAAAGATATATAAGGAAAAAATATATAAAGATTTTTTAACTGGATTACATAATAGAAATTACTTTGAAGAGGAATTGAAAAAACTTTTATTAAAAAAAGAAAAGCAAGATTTTACAATGGCAATTATTGATTTGGATAATCTAAAAAAAATAAATGATACCTATGGACATCACATTGGAGATGGCTTTATAAAAGAAATTGGAAAGATAATTAAAAAAAATATTTCATCTAAGGATAAAGGAATAAGATTCGGAGGAGATGAATTTATAGTTTTATCTCCAGAGAAGAAAAAATTTTTTTTAAAGAAAATTATTGATATATTAGATGCTTGTGAAAATTTATCTAAAGAAGACTTAAAAATTTCAGTTAGTGCTGGAGTAGTTGAGAAAAATAGTCCAAACGAAACTTTAGATTCATTATATAAAAGAGCAGATTTAGCTTTATATGAATCTAAAAAATTAGGTAAAAATAGAATAACTATAAAATAA
- a CDS encoding nitrite/sulfite reductase, which translates to MERIKEKLKDIEVEYQDLQDGIENYANNGITSMELKGKGSKFGIYEQKGKKMMLRLKAVGGELSTKKLKALTEIMEEINIPYIHLSTRQNYQLHEVPFDKVKDTIEACNGHEMYFRGGGGNTFRSILVSTYTGMSLNDTFDVMPYARMIENEIFFYDKAFQFGRKLKIGFANNLEDEFVMAVQDMGFVARELNGKRGFKVYFGGGMGRNSRIGYTLFDFLPEEDLLKSVKTMIDVFYDHGDRQNRMKARLRFLVESMGIEEFKKLYFDYFDKSEVVNEEIKPLNYMKKIDRLVTFEEEANEKKAFDEWKKICVRETKFKDVVSLALFVKNGDLPLAKVKKLNELLENIGASKIRATINQNLVIPMVHSSALGYTFNFLTREIPEIVSDTVSIRGQLRACVGAHVCMIGVQNSMGVADTIAEELDKLANEQPEVRDIIFREAKNIRISGCPSSCAGIPVAPIGFIGLKKRIDGAIVDCMQVYVGGLLTNSIQALSVEVPNKILPLTEIPMFVRGIFEEYLETLKTMKISFGQYMYNRRNDTF; encoded by the coding sequence TTGGAAAGAATCAAAGAAAAATTAAAAGATATTGAAGTTGAATATCAAGATTTACAAGATGGAATTGAAAATTATGCAAATAATGGTATAACTTCAATGGAATTAAAAGGAAAAGGATCTAAATTTGGAATTTATGAGCAAAAAGGTAAAAAAATGATGCTTAGACTAAAAGCTGTAGGTGGAGAACTTTCAACTAAAAAATTAAAAGCATTGACTGAAATAATGGAAGAAATTAATATTCCATATATTCATTTATCTACAAGACAAAATTATCAATTACATGAAGTTCCTTTTGATAAAGTTAAAGATACAATTGAAGCATGTAATGGTCATGAAATGTATTTCAGAGGTGGAGGAGGAAATACTTTTAGAAGTATTTTAGTATCTACATACACTGGAATGAGTTTAAATGATACATTTGATGTAATGCCATATGCAAGAATGATAGAAAATGAAATTTTCTTCTATGACAAAGCTTTCCAATTTGGTAGAAAATTAAAAATAGGCTTTGCAAACAATCTTGAAGATGAATTTGTAATGGCTGTTCAAGATATGGGATTTGTTGCAAGAGAATTAAATGGTAAAAGAGGATTTAAAGTTTACTTTGGTGGAGGAATGGGACGTAATAGTAGAATAGGTTATACATTATTTGATTTCTTACCAGAGGAAGATTTATTAAAGTCTGTAAAAACTATGATAGATGTATTTTATGATCATGGAGATAGACAAAATAGAATGAAAGCAAGATTAAGATTTTTAGTTGAATCTATGGGAATAGAAGAATTTAAAAAACTTTATTTTGATTACTTTGATAAAAGTGAAGTTGTTAATGAAGAAATTAAACCTCTTAATTATATGAAAAAAATAGATAGATTAGTTACATTTGAAGAAGAAGCTAATGAGAAAAAAGCTTTTGATGAGTGGAAAAAAATATGTGTAAGAGAAACTAAATTTAAAGATGTGGTTTCTTTAGCATTATTTGTTAAAAATGGAGATTTACCTTTAGCAAAAGTAAAAAAATTAAATGAATTATTAGAAAATATAGGAGCTAGTAAAATAAGAGCTACTATAAATCAAAATTTAGTAATTCCAATGGTACATAGTTCAGCTTTAGGATATACTTTTAATTTCTTAACTAGAGAAATTCCAGAAATTGTAAGTGATACAGTTTCAATAAGAGGACAGTTAAGAGCCTGTGTAGGAGCTCATGTATGTATGATCGGAGTTCAAAATTCAATGGGTGTTGCAGATACAATAGCTGAAGAGTTAGATAAATTAGCAAATGAACAACCAGAAGTTAGAGATATAATATTTAGAGAGGCTAAAAATATTAGAATTTCAGGATGTCCAAGCTCATGTGCAGGAATTCCTGTGGCTCCAATAGGATTCATTGGCCTTAAGAAAAGAATTGATGGAGCAATAGTTGATTGTATGCAAGTTTATGTAGGTGGACTATTAACTAATTCAATACAAGCTCTATCAGTTGAAGTTCCAAATAAGATTTTACCTTTAACTGAAATTCCAATGTTTGTAAGAGGAATTTTTGAAGAATATTTAGAAACTTTAAAAACAATGAAAATTTCTTTTGGACAATATATGTACAATAGAAGAAATGATACATTTTAA